A region of Toxorhynchites rutilus septentrionalis strain SRP chromosome 1, ASM2978413v1, whole genome shotgun sequence DNA encodes the following proteins:
- the LOC129763588 gene encoding uncharacterized protein LOC129763588, whose translation MTVRNLLLLLVSIFCLAKFVKSYDVPEHRVDYIKLVDGHEYDYHYHDGGPAPRLGKSKSHHPHSHHSHRQQQSKRKSPSKQPYYHNKYFVTGYELIHTNDFQPTAAPIYSSFKQQNSLPTFESHEKLRRPFVEDHDYHDEDSKWLPMGTLLPKSVFPGPVRTSHGAQLPALKHTNIVSHGSYEPSSRVNEAASFVSTIPTQQTTPTIRHQPVGTSFLTNDTVPSNTPGFHYIAGGYTYFNSHPSNQAQKIIKEAYLNRPVGTYYSTTRKPYVAPSLTTPSPATAQQPVKYSPPRRPYIAPAQTTTIRPYVAPSVSQSTGQSQALSQTGTNGANRIRYTTTKAAEDTKSGDLYEPEFDIDIRIDVSPDSP comes from the exons ATGACAGTGCGAAATCTATTGTTGCTTTTGGTT AGCATATTTTGCCTGGCAAAGTTTGTCAAATCGTATGACGTGCCGGAGCATCGCGTTGACTACATCAAACTTGTTGACGGTCATGAATATGATTATCA TTATCACGACGGCGGCCCAGCGCCACGGTTAGGGAAAAGCAAATCTCATCATCCCCACAGCCATCACAGTCACCGCCAACAGCAATCAAAGCGCAAATCGCCCTCGAAGCAGCCCTACTACCACAACAAGTATTTTGTCACGGGCTACGAGTTGATCCACACGAATGATTTCCAGCCAACGGCGGCGCCAATATATTCCAGCTTCAAGCAGCAAAATTCACTTCCAACTTTCGAAAGTCATGAGAAGCTTCGGCGTCCCTTCGTGGAGGACCATGATTACCACGATGAGGACAGCAAATGGTTACCGATGGGTACCTTGCTGCCGAAAAGTGTCTTCCCCGGACCCGTCAGGACTTCCCACGGAGCACAGCTGCCGGCGCTTAAGCACACGAACATTGTATCTCACGGCAGCTACGAGCCCTCGTCGAGAGTGAACGAAGCGGCGAGTTTTGTTTCGACCATTCCAACCCAGCAGACGACACCCACGATCCGTCATCAACCGGTTGGGACGAGTTTCCTCACGAATGATACGGTTCCTTCGAACACTCCAGGTTTCCACTACATCGCCGGTGGTTACACGTACTTCAATTCACACCCATCAAACCAGGCACAGAAAATCATTAAGGAGGCATATCTGAATCGACCAGTCGGTACGTATTATAGTACGACGAGAAAGCCGTATGTCGCGCCATCGCTGACCACGCCGTCGCCAGCCACGGCACAGCAGCCTGTAAAATACTCACCCCCACGGAGACCGTACATTGCTCCAGCCCAAACAACCACGATACGACCATATGTTGCGCCCTCAGTGTCACAATCAACTGGTCAGAGTCAGGCACTGAGCCAAACTGGCACCAACGGAGCAAACCGAATCCGATATACAACCACCAAAGCAGCGGAGGACACCAAATCAGGCGATCTGTACGAACCGGAGTTCGACATTGACATCAGAATCGATGTTTCACCTGATTCCCCTTAA